A section of the Apodemus sylvaticus chromosome 10, mApoSyl1.1, whole genome shotgun sequence genome encodes:
- the Hdac5 gene encoding histone deacetylase 5 isoform X4: MNSPTESADGMSGREPSLEILPRTPLHSIPVAVEVKPVLPGAMPSSMGGGGGGSPSPVELRGALAGPMDPVLREQQLQQELLVLKQQQQLQKQLLFAEFQKQHDHLTRQHEVQLQKHLKQQEMLAAKRQQELEQQRQREQQRQEELEKQRLEQQLLVLRNKEKSKESAIASTEVKLRLQEFLLSKSKEPTPGGLNHSLPQHPKCWGAHHASLDQSSPPQSGPPGTPPSYKLPLLGPYDSRDDFPLRKTASEPNLKVRSRLKQKVAERRSSPLLRRKDGTVISTFKKRAVEIAGTGPGVSSVCNSAPGSGPSSPNSSHSTIAENGFTGSVPNIPTEMLPQHRALPLDSSPNQFSLYTSPSLPNISLGLQATVTVTNSHLTASPKLSTQQEAERQALQSLRQGGTLTGKFMSTSSIPGCLLGVALEGDTSPHGHASLLQHVLLLEQARQQSTLIAVPLHGQSPLVTGERVATSMRTVSKLPRHRPLSRTQSSPLPQSPQALQQLVMQQQHQQFLEKQKQQQMQLGKILTKTGELSRQPTTHPEETEEELTEQQEALLGEGALTMPREGSTESESTQEDLEEEEEEEEEEEDCIQVKDEDGKSGPDEGPDLEESSAGYKKLFADAQQLQPLQVYQAPLSLATVPHQALGRTQSSPAAPGSMKSPTDQPTVVKHLFTTGVVYDTFMLKHQCMCGNTHVHPEHAGRIQSIWSRLQETGLLSKCERIRGRKATLDEIQTVHSEYHTLLYGTSPLNRQKLDSKKLLGPISQKMYAVLPCGGIGVDSDTVWNEMHSSSAVRMAVGCLVELAFKVAAGELKNGFAIIRPPGHHAEESTAMGFCFFNSVAITAKLLQQKLSVGKVLIVDWDIHHGNGTQQAFYNDPSVLYISLHRYDNGNFFPGSGAPEEVGGGPGVGYNVNVAWTGGVDPPIGDVEYLTAFRTVVMPIAQEFSPDIVLVSAGFDAVEGHLSPLGGYSVTARCFGHLTRQLMTLAGGRVVLALEGGHDLTAICDASEACVSALLSVELQPLDDAVLQQKPSVNAVATLEKVIEIQSKHWSCVQRFAAGLGCSLREAQTGEKEEAETVSAMALLSVGAEQAQAAATQEHSPRPAEEPMEQEPAL, encoded by the exons TGGAGGTGAAGCCGGTGTTGCCAGGAGCCATGCCCAGCTCCatggggggtggaggtggaggtagcCCCAGCCCTGTGGAGCTGCGGGGGGCTCTGGCAGGCCCCATGGATCCTGTACTGCGGGAGCAGCAACTGCAGCAGGAGCTCCTGGTGCTCAAGCAGCAACAGCAGCTTCAGAAGCAGCTCCTGTTTGCCGAGTTTCAGAAGCAGCATGACCACCTGACGCGGCAGCACGAAGTTCAGCTGCAGAAACACCTCAAG cagcaggagatgCTGGCGGCTAAgaggcagcaggagctggagcagcagcggcagcgggaGCAGCAGCGgcaggaggagctagagaaacagcggctggagcagcagctgctcGTCCTGCGCAACAAGGAGAAGAGCAAAGAGA GTGCCATCGCCAGCACCGAGGTGAAGCTGAGGCTCCAGGAATTCCTGTTGTCCAAGTCAAAGGAGCCCACGCCAGGCGGCCTCAACCATTCCCTCCCACAGCACCCCAAATGCTG GGGAGCCCACCATGCTTCTTTGGACCAGAGTTCCCCTCCCCAGAGCGGCCCTCCTGGGACGCCTCCCTCCTACAAATTGCCTTTGCTTGGGCCCTATGACAGTCGTGATGACTTTCCTCTCCGTAAAACGG CCTCGGAACCCAACTTAAAAGTACGTTCGAGGCTAAAACAGAAGGTGGCGGAGAGGAGAAGCAGTCCGCTCCTGCGTCGAAAGGATGGCACCGTTATTAGTACTTTTAAGAAGAGAGCGGTTGAGATCGCAGGCACGGGGCCTGGGG TGTCGTCCGTGTGTAACAGTGCGCCCGGCTCTGGCCCCAGCTCTCCCAACAGTTCCCACAGCACCATCGCTGAGAACGGCTTTACTGGCTCGGTTCCCAACATCCCCACCGAG ATGCTCCCCCAGCACCGGGCCCTCCCTCTGGACAGTTCCCCAAACCAGTTCAGCCTCTACACGTCTCCTTCTCTGCCTAACATCTCCCTAGGGCTGCAGGCCACTGTCACTGTTACCAACTCACACCTCACC GCCTCCCCGAAGCTGTCGACACAGCAGGAGGCTGAGAGGCAGGCCCTTCAGTCCCTGCGGCAGGGCGGCACACTGACCGGCAAGTTCATGAGCACATCATCTATCCCCGGCTGCCTGCTGGGAGTGGCACTGGAGGGCGACACGAGCCCCCACGGGCACGCATCCCTTTTGCAGCACGTCTTGTTGCTGGAGCAGGCCCGGCAACAGAGCACGCTCATAGCGG TGCCGCTCCACGGGCAGTCCCCACTGGTGACGGGTGAACGTGTGGCCACCAGCATGAGGACAGTGAGCAAGCTCCCGAGGCACCGACCTCTGAGCCGCACGCAGTCCTCCCCGCTGCCGCAGAGCCCCCAAGCCCTGCAGCAGCTGGTcatgcagcagcagcaccagcagttCCTGGAAAAGCAGAAACAGCAGCAGATGCAGCTGGGCAAG ATCCTTACCAAAACTGGGGAGCTGTCAAGGCAGCCCACCACCCACCCtgaggaaacagaggaggagcTGACGGAACAGCAGGAGGCCTTGCTGGGAGAGGGGGCCCTGACCATGCCCCGGGAGGGCTCTACAGAGAGTGAGAGCACCCAGGAAGAcctagaagaggaggaggaggaggaagaagaagaggaggactgCATTCAGGTCAAGGATGAGGATGGCAAGAGTGGTCCTGATGAGGGCCCTGACTTAGAGGAGTCCAGTGCCGGTTACAAAAAG TTGTTCGCAGATGCCCAGCAGTTACAGCCCCTCCAGGTGTACCAGGCACCCCTCAGCCTGGCCACTGTGCCTCATCAGGCCCTGGGCCGCACCCAGTCCTCACCTGCTGCTCCTGGGAGCATGAAGAGCCCCACAGACCAACCCACTGTGGTGAAGCACCTCTTCACCACAG GTGTGGTCTATGACACGTTCATGCTGAAACATCAGTGTATGTGCGGAAACACACACGTGCACCCAGAGCACGCCGGCCGAATCCAGAGCATCTGGTCCCGGCTGCAGGAAACTGGCCTGCTCAGCAAGTGTGAG CGGATTCGGGGTCGTAAAGCCACACTGGATGAAATCCAGACCGTGCATTCTGAGTACCACACCCTGCTCTACGGGACCAGCCCCCTTAACCGACAGAAGCTGGACAGCAAGAAGCTGCTTG GCCCCATCAGCCAGAAGATGTACGCCGTGCTGCCTTGTGGGGGCATCGGG GTGGACAGTGACACCGTGTGGAATGAGATGCACTCCTCTAGTGCCGTGCGGATGGCAGTGGGCTGCCTGGTGGAGCTGGCCTTCAAGGTGGCTGCAGGAGAGCTCAAG AATGGCTTTGCCATCATCCGGCCCCCAGGACATCACGCCGAGGAGTCCACAGCCAT GGGATTCTGCTTCTTCAACTCCGTAGCCATCACAGCTAAGCTCCTGCAGCAGAAGCTGAGCGTGGGCAAGGTCCTCATCGTGGACTGG GACATTCACCATGGCAACGGCACCCAGCAAGCGTTTTACAATGACCCCTCTGTGCTCTACATCTCCCTGCATCGCTACGATAATGGGAACTTCTTCCCGGGCTCTGGGGCTCCTGAAGAG GTTGGTGGAGGGCCAGGTGTGGGGTACAACGTAAATGTGGCGTGGACAGGAGGTGTGGATCCCCCCATTGGAGATGTGGAGTACCTGACAGCCTTCAG GACAGTGGTGATGCCCATTGCCCAGGAATTCTCACCTGACATCGTCCTCGTGTCCGCTGGGTTTGAtgctgttgaaggacatctgtctCCACTGGGTGGCTATTCTGTCACCGCCAGAT GTTTTGGCCACTTGACCAGGCAGCTCATGACGCTGGCAGGGGGCCGGGTGGTGCTGGCCCTGGAGGGAGGCCACGACTTGACCGCCATCTGTGACGCCTCTGAGGCCTGTGTCTCGGCTCTGCTTAGCGTGGAG CTGCAGCCCTTGGATGATGCAGTCTTGCAGCAGAAGCCCAGTGTCAATGCAGTGGCCACACTGGAGAAAGTCATCGAGATCCAGA GCAAGCACTGGAGCTGTGTACAGAGGTTTGCCGCTGGTCTGGGCTGCTCGCTGCGGGAGGCTCAGACGGGTGAGAAAGAGGAGGCCGAGACTGTGAGCGCCATGGCCCTACTTTCCGTGGGGGCTGAGCAGGCCCAGGCTGCTGCCACTCAAGAGCACAGCCCCAG GCCAGCAGAGGAACCCATGGAGCAGGAGCCTGCCCTGTGA
- the Hdac5 gene encoding histone deacetylase 5 isoform X2 produces MNSPTESADGMSGREPSLEILPRTPLHSIPVAVEVKPVLPGAMPSSMGGGGGGSPSPVELRGALAGPMDPVLREQQLQQELLVLKQQQQLQKQLLFAEFQKQHDHLTRQHEVQLQKHLKQQQEMLAAKRQQELEQQRQREQQRQEELEKQRLEQQLLVLRNKEKSKESAIASTEVKLRLQEFLLSKSKEPTPGGLNHSLPQHPKCWGAHHASLDQSSPPQSGPPGTPPSYKLPLLGPYDSRDDFPLRKTASEPNLKVRSRLKQKVAERRSSPLLRRKDGTVISTFKKRAVEIAGTGPGVSSVCNSAPGSGPSSPNSSHSTIAENGFTGSVPNIPTEMLPQHRALPLDSSPNQFSLYTSPSLPNISLGLQATVTVTNSHLTASPKLSTQQEAERQALQSLRQGGTLTGKFMSTSSIPGCLLGVALEGDTSPHGHASLLQHVLLLEQARQQSTLIAVPLHGQSPLVTGERVATSMRTVSKLPRHRPLSRTQSSPLPQSPQALQQLVMQQQHQQFLEKQKQQQMQLGKILTKTGELSRQPTTHPEETEEELTEQQEALLGEGALTMPREGSTESESTQEDLEEEEEEEEEEEDCIQVKDEDGKSGPDEGPDLEESSAGYKKLFADAQQLQPLQVYQAPLSLATVPHQALGRTQSSPAAPGSMKSPTDQPTVVKHLFTTGVVYDTFMLKHQCMCGNTHVHPEHAGRIQSIWSRLQETGLLSKCERIRGRKATLDEIQTVHSEYHTLLYGTSPLNRQKLDSKKLLGPISQKMYAVLPCGGIGVDSDTVWNEMHSSSAVRMAVGCLVELAFKVAAGELKNGFAIIRPPGHHAEESTAMGFCFFNSVAITAKLLQQKLSVGKVLIVDWDIHHGNGTQQAFYNDPSVLYISLHRYDNGNFFPGSGAPEEVGGGPGVGYNVNVAWTGGVDPPIGDVEYLTAFRTVVMPIAQEFSPDIVLVSAGFDAVEGHLSPLGGYSVTARCFGHLTRQLMTLAGGRVVLALEGGHDLTAICDASEACVSALLSVELQPLDDAVLQQKPSVNAVATLEKVIEIQSKHWSCVQRFAAGLGCSLREAQTGEKEEAETVSAMALLSVGAEQAQAAATQEHSPRPAEEPMEQEPAL; encoded by the exons TGGAGGTGAAGCCGGTGTTGCCAGGAGCCATGCCCAGCTCCatggggggtggaggtggaggtagcCCCAGCCCTGTGGAGCTGCGGGGGGCTCTGGCAGGCCCCATGGATCCTGTACTGCGGGAGCAGCAACTGCAGCAGGAGCTCCTGGTGCTCAAGCAGCAACAGCAGCTTCAGAAGCAGCTCCTGTTTGCCGAGTTTCAGAAGCAGCATGACCACCTGACGCGGCAGCACGAAGTTCAGCTGCAGAAACACCTCAAG cagcagcaggagatgCTGGCGGCTAAgaggcagcaggagctggagcagcagcggcagcgggaGCAGCAGCGgcaggaggagctagagaaacagcggctggagcagcagctgctcGTCCTGCGCAACAAGGAGAAGAGCAAAGAGA GTGCCATCGCCAGCACCGAGGTGAAGCTGAGGCTCCAGGAATTCCTGTTGTCCAAGTCAAAGGAGCCCACGCCAGGCGGCCTCAACCATTCCCTCCCACAGCACCCCAAATGCTG GGGAGCCCACCATGCTTCTTTGGACCAGAGTTCCCCTCCCCAGAGCGGCCCTCCTGGGACGCCTCCCTCCTACAAATTGCCTTTGCTTGGGCCCTATGACAGTCGTGATGACTTTCCTCTCCGTAAAACGG CCTCGGAACCCAACTTAAAAGTACGTTCGAGGCTAAAACAGAAGGTGGCGGAGAGGAGAAGCAGTCCGCTCCTGCGTCGAAAGGATGGCACCGTTATTAGTACTTTTAAGAAGAGAGCGGTTGAGATCGCAGGCACGGGGCCTGGGG TGTCGTCCGTGTGTAACAGTGCGCCCGGCTCTGGCCCCAGCTCTCCCAACAGTTCCCACAGCACCATCGCTGAGAACGGCTTTACTGGCTCGGTTCCCAACATCCCCACCGAG ATGCTCCCCCAGCACCGGGCCCTCCCTCTGGACAGTTCCCCAAACCAGTTCAGCCTCTACACGTCTCCTTCTCTGCCTAACATCTCCCTAGGGCTGCAGGCCACTGTCACTGTTACCAACTCACACCTCACC GCCTCCCCGAAGCTGTCGACACAGCAGGAGGCTGAGAGGCAGGCCCTTCAGTCCCTGCGGCAGGGCGGCACACTGACCGGCAAGTTCATGAGCACATCATCTATCCCCGGCTGCCTGCTGGGAGTGGCACTGGAGGGCGACACGAGCCCCCACGGGCACGCATCCCTTTTGCAGCACGTCTTGTTGCTGGAGCAGGCCCGGCAACAGAGCACGCTCATAGCGG TGCCGCTCCACGGGCAGTCCCCACTGGTGACGGGTGAACGTGTGGCCACCAGCATGAGGACAGTGAGCAAGCTCCCGAGGCACCGACCTCTGAGCCGCACGCAGTCCTCCCCGCTGCCGCAGAGCCCCCAAGCCCTGCAGCAGCTGGTcatgcagcagcagcaccagcagttCCTGGAAAAGCAGAAACAGCAGCAGATGCAGCTGGGCAAG ATCCTTACCAAAACTGGGGAGCTGTCAAGGCAGCCCACCACCCACCCtgaggaaacagaggaggagcTGACGGAACAGCAGGAGGCCTTGCTGGGAGAGGGGGCCCTGACCATGCCCCGGGAGGGCTCTACAGAGAGTGAGAGCACCCAGGAAGAcctagaagaggaggaggaggaggaagaagaagaggaggactgCATTCAGGTCAAGGATGAGGATGGCAAGAGTGGTCCTGATGAGGGCCCTGACTTAGAGGAGTCCAGTGCCGGTTACAAAAAG TTGTTCGCAGATGCCCAGCAGTTACAGCCCCTCCAGGTGTACCAGGCACCCCTCAGCCTGGCCACTGTGCCTCATCAGGCCCTGGGCCGCACCCAGTCCTCACCTGCTGCTCCTGGGAGCATGAAGAGCCCCACAGACCAACCCACTGTGGTGAAGCACCTCTTCACCACAG GTGTGGTCTATGACACGTTCATGCTGAAACATCAGTGTATGTGCGGAAACACACACGTGCACCCAGAGCACGCCGGCCGAATCCAGAGCATCTGGTCCCGGCTGCAGGAAACTGGCCTGCTCAGCAAGTGTGAG CGGATTCGGGGTCGTAAAGCCACACTGGATGAAATCCAGACCGTGCATTCTGAGTACCACACCCTGCTCTACGGGACCAGCCCCCTTAACCGACAGAAGCTGGACAGCAAGAAGCTGCTTG GCCCCATCAGCCAGAAGATGTACGCCGTGCTGCCTTGTGGGGGCATCGGG GTGGACAGTGACACCGTGTGGAATGAGATGCACTCCTCTAGTGCCGTGCGGATGGCAGTGGGCTGCCTGGTGGAGCTGGCCTTCAAGGTGGCTGCAGGAGAGCTCAAG AATGGCTTTGCCATCATCCGGCCCCCAGGACATCACGCCGAGGAGTCCACAGCCAT GGGATTCTGCTTCTTCAACTCCGTAGCCATCACAGCTAAGCTCCTGCAGCAGAAGCTGAGCGTGGGCAAGGTCCTCATCGTGGACTGG GACATTCACCATGGCAACGGCACCCAGCAAGCGTTTTACAATGACCCCTCTGTGCTCTACATCTCCCTGCATCGCTACGATAATGGGAACTTCTTCCCGGGCTCTGGGGCTCCTGAAGAG GTTGGTGGAGGGCCAGGTGTGGGGTACAACGTAAATGTGGCGTGGACAGGAGGTGTGGATCCCCCCATTGGAGATGTGGAGTACCTGACAGCCTTCAG GACAGTGGTGATGCCCATTGCCCAGGAATTCTCACCTGACATCGTCCTCGTGTCCGCTGGGTTTGAtgctgttgaaggacatctgtctCCACTGGGTGGCTATTCTGTCACCGCCAGAT GTTTTGGCCACTTGACCAGGCAGCTCATGACGCTGGCAGGGGGCCGGGTGGTGCTGGCCCTGGAGGGAGGCCACGACTTGACCGCCATCTGTGACGCCTCTGAGGCCTGTGTCTCGGCTCTGCTTAGCGTGGAG CTGCAGCCCTTGGATGATGCAGTCTTGCAGCAGAAGCCCAGTGTCAATGCAGTGGCCACACTGGAGAAAGTCATCGAGATCCAGA GCAAGCACTGGAGCTGTGTACAGAGGTTTGCCGCTGGTCTGGGCTGCTCGCTGCGGGAGGCTCAGACGGGTGAGAAAGAGGAGGCCGAGACTGTGAGCGCCATGGCCCTACTTTCCGTGGGGGCTGAGCAGGCCCAGGCTGCTGCCACTCAAGAGCACAGCCCCAG GCCAGCAGAGGAACCCATGGAGCAGGAGCCTGCCCTGTGA
- the Hdac5 gene encoding histone deacetylase 5 isoform X5 — MNSPTESDGMSGREPSLEILPRTPLHSIPVAVEVKPVLPGAMPSSMGGGGGGSPSPVELRGALAGPMDPVLREQQLQQELLVLKQQQQLQKQLLFAEFQKQHDHLTRQHEVQLQKHLKQQEMLAAKRQQELEQQRQREQQRQEELEKQRLEQQLLVLRNKEKSKESAIASTEVKLRLQEFLLSKSKEPTPGGLNHSLPQHPKCWGAHHASLDQSSPPQSGPPGTPPSYKLPLLGPYDSRDDFPLRKTASEPNLKVRSRLKQKVAERRSSPLLRRKDGTVISTFKKRAVEIAGTGPGVSSVCNSAPGSGPSSPNSSHSTIAENGFTGSVPNIPTEMLPQHRALPLDSSPNQFSLYTSPSLPNISLGLQATVTVTNSHLTASPKLSTQQEAERQALQSLRQGGTLTGKFMSTSSIPGCLLGVALEGDTSPHGHASLLQHVLLLEQARQQSTLIAVPLHGQSPLVTGERVATSMRTVSKLPRHRPLSRTQSSPLPQSPQALQQLVMQQQHQQFLEKQKQQQMQLGKILTKTGELSRQPTTHPEETEEELTEQQEALLGEGALTMPREGSTESESTQEDLEEEEEEEEEEEDCIQVKDEDGKSGPDEGPDLEESSAGYKKLFADAQQLQPLQVYQAPLSLATVPHQALGRTQSSPAAPGSMKSPTDQPTVVKHLFTTGVVYDTFMLKHQCMCGNTHVHPEHAGRIQSIWSRLQETGLLSKCERIRGRKATLDEIQTVHSEYHTLLYGTSPLNRQKLDSKKLLGPISQKMYAVLPCGGIGVDSDTVWNEMHSSSAVRMAVGCLVELAFKVAAGELKNGFAIIRPPGHHAEESTAMGFCFFNSVAITAKLLQQKLSVGKVLIVDWDIHHGNGTQQAFYNDPSVLYISLHRYDNGNFFPGSGAPEEVGGGPGVGYNVNVAWTGGVDPPIGDVEYLTAFRTVVMPIAQEFSPDIVLVSAGFDAVEGHLSPLGGYSVTARCFGHLTRQLMTLAGGRVVLALEGGHDLTAICDASEACVSALLSVELQPLDDAVLQQKPSVNAVATLEKVIEIQSKHWSCVQRFAAGLGCSLREAQTGEKEEAETVSAMALLSVGAEQAQAAATQEHSPRPAEEPMEQEPAL, encoded by the exons TGGAGGTGAAGCCGGTGTTGCCAGGAGCCATGCCCAGCTCCatggggggtggaggtggaggtagcCCCAGCCCTGTGGAGCTGCGGGGGGCTCTGGCAGGCCCCATGGATCCTGTACTGCGGGAGCAGCAACTGCAGCAGGAGCTCCTGGTGCTCAAGCAGCAACAGCAGCTTCAGAAGCAGCTCCTGTTTGCCGAGTTTCAGAAGCAGCATGACCACCTGACGCGGCAGCACGAAGTTCAGCTGCAGAAACACCTCAAG cagcaggagatgCTGGCGGCTAAgaggcagcaggagctggagcagcagcggcagcgggaGCAGCAGCGgcaggaggagctagagaaacagcggctggagcagcagctgctcGTCCTGCGCAACAAGGAGAAGAGCAAAGAGA GTGCCATCGCCAGCACCGAGGTGAAGCTGAGGCTCCAGGAATTCCTGTTGTCCAAGTCAAAGGAGCCCACGCCAGGCGGCCTCAACCATTCCCTCCCACAGCACCCCAAATGCTG GGGAGCCCACCATGCTTCTTTGGACCAGAGTTCCCCTCCCCAGAGCGGCCCTCCTGGGACGCCTCCCTCCTACAAATTGCCTTTGCTTGGGCCCTATGACAGTCGTGATGACTTTCCTCTCCGTAAAACGG CCTCGGAACCCAACTTAAAAGTACGTTCGAGGCTAAAACAGAAGGTGGCGGAGAGGAGAAGCAGTCCGCTCCTGCGTCGAAAGGATGGCACCGTTATTAGTACTTTTAAGAAGAGAGCGGTTGAGATCGCAGGCACGGGGCCTGGGG TGTCGTCCGTGTGTAACAGTGCGCCCGGCTCTGGCCCCAGCTCTCCCAACAGTTCCCACAGCACCATCGCTGAGAACGGCTTTACTGGCTCGGTTCCCAACATCCCCACCGAG ATGCTCCCCCAGCACCGGGCCCTCCCTCTGGACAGTTCCCCAAACCAGTTCAGCCTCTACACGTCTCCTTCTCTGCCTAACATCTCCCTAGGGCTGCAGGCCACTGTCACTGTTACCAACTCACACCTCACC GCCTCCCCGAAGCTGTCGACACAGCAGGAGGCTGAGAGGCAGGCCCTTCAGTCCCTGCGGCAGGGCGGCACACTGACCGGCAAGTTCATGAGCACATCATCTATCCCCGGCTGCCTGCTGGGAGTGGCACTGGAGGGCGACACGAGCCCCCACGGGCACGCATCCCTTTTGCAGCACGTCTTGTTGCTGGAGCAGGCCCGGCAACAGAGCACGCTCATAGCGG TGCCGCTCCACGGGCAGTCCCCACTGGTGACGGGTGAACGTGTGGCCACCAGCATGAGGACAGTGAGCAAGCTCCCGAGGCACCGACCTCTGAGCCGCACGCAGTCCTCCCCGCTGCCGCAGAGCCCCCAAGCCCTGCAGCAGCTGGTcatgcagcagcagcaccagcagttCCTGGAAAAGCAGAAACAGCAGCAGATGCAGCTGGGCAAG ATCCTTACCAAAACTGGGGAGCTGTCAAGGCAGCCCACCACCCACCCtgaggaaacagaggaggagcTGACGGAACAGCAGGAGGCCTTGCTGGGAGAGGGGGCCCTGACCATGCCCCGGGAGGGCTCTACAGAGAGTGAGAGCACCCAGGAAGAcctagaagaggaggaggaggaggaagaagaagaggaggactgCATTCAGGTCAAGGATGAGGATGGCAAGAGTGGTCCTGATGAGGGCCCTGACTTAGAGGAGTCCAGTGCCGGTTACAAAAAG TTGTTCGCAGATGCCCAGCAGTTACAGCCCCTCCAGGTGTACCAGGCACCCCTCAGCCTGGCCACTGTGCCTCATCAGGCCCTGGGCCGCACCCAGTCCTCACCTGCTGCTCCTGGGAGCATGAAGAGCCCCACAGACCAACCCACTGTGGTGAAGCACCTCTTCACCACAG GTGTGGTCTATGACACGTTCATGCTGAAACATCAGTGTATGTGCGGAAACACACACGTGCACCCAGAGCACGCCGGCCGAATCCAGAGCATCTGGTCCCGGCTGCAGGAAACTGGCCTGCTCAGCAAGTGTGAG CGGATTCGGGGTCGTAAAGCCACACTGGATGAAATCCAGACCGTGCATTCTGAGTACCACACCCTGCTCTACGGGACCAGCCCCCTTAACCGACAGAAGCTGGACAGCAAGAAGCTGCTTG GCCCCATCAGCCAGAAGATGTACGCCGTGCTGCCTTGTGGGGGCATCGGG GTGGACAGTGACACCGTGTGGAATGAGATGCACTCCTCTAGTGCCGTGCGGATGGCAGTGGGCTGCCTGGTGGAGCTGGCCTTCAAGGTGGCTGCAGGAGAGCTCAAG AATGGCTTTGCCATCATCCGGCCCCCAGGACATCACGCCGAGGAGTCCACAGCCAT GGGATTCTGCTTCTTCAACTCCGTAGCCATCACAGCTAAGCTCCTGCAGCAGAAGCTGAGCGTGGGCAAGGTCCTCATCGTGGACTGG GACATTCACCATGGCAACGGCACCCAGCAAGCGTTTTACAATGACCCCTCTGTGCTCTACATCTCCCTGCATCGCTACGATAATGGGAACTTCTTCCCGGGCTCTGGGGCTCCTGAAGAG GTTGGTGGAGGGCCAGGTGTGGGGTACAACGTAAATGTGGCGTGGACAGGAGGTGTGGATCCCCCCATTGGAGATGTGGAGTACCTGACAGCCTTCAG GACAGTGGTGATGCCCATTGCCCAGGAATTCTCACCTGACATCGTCCTCGTGTCCGCTGGGTTTGAtgctgttgaaggacatctgtctCCACTGGGTGGCTATTCTGTCACCGCCAGAT GTTTTGGCCACTTGACCAGGCAGCTCATGACGCTGGCAGGGGGCCGGGTGGTGCTGGCCCTGGAGGGAGGCCACGACTTGACCGCCATCTGTGACGCCTCTGAGGCCTGTGTCTCGGCTCTGCTTAGCGTGGAG CTGCAGCCCTTGGATGATGCAGTCTTGCAGCAGAAGCCCAGTGTCAATGCAGTGGCCACACTGGAGAAAGTCATCGAGATCCAGA GCAAGCACTGGAGCTGTGTACAGAGGTTTGCCGCTGGTCTGGGCTGCTCGCTGCGGGAGGCTCAGACGGGTGAGAAAGAGGAGGCCGAGACTGTGAGCGCCATGGCCCTACTTTCCGTGGGGGCTGAGCAGGCCCAGGCTGCTGCCACTCAAGAGCACAGCCCCAG GCCAGCAGAGGAACCCATGGAGCAGGAGCCTGCCCTGTGA